A stretch of the Panicum virgatum strain AP13 chromosome 9N, P.virgatum_v5, whole genome shotgun sequence genome encodes the following:
- the LOC120690294 gene encoding eukaryotic translation initiation factor 1A: MPKNKGKGGKNRKRGKNEADDDKRELVFKEDGQEYAQVTRMLGNGRCEAICVDGTRRLCHIRGKMHKKVWIAAGDIVLVGLRDYQDDKADVILKYMNDEARLLKAYGELPETLRLNEGVDVDGPEDGEEGSDYIQFEDEDIDKI; encoded by the coding sequence aTGCCGAAGAACAAGGGTAAGGGAGGCAAGAACCGGAAGCGGGGTAAGAACGAGGCGGACGACGACAAGCGCGAGCTGGTCTTCAAGGAGGACGGGCAGGAGTACGCGCAGGTGACCCGCATGCTCGGCAATGGCCGCTGCGAGGCCATCTGCGTCGACGGCACGCGCCGCCTCTGCCACATCCGGGGCAAGATGCACAAGAAGGTCTGGATCGCGGCGGGCGACATCGTCCTCGTCGGCCTCCGCGACTACCAGGACGACAAGGCCGACGTCATCCTCAAGTACATGAACGACGAGGCGCGCCTGCTCAAGGCCTACGGCGAGCTCCCCGAGACGCTCAGGCTCAACGAGGGCGTCGACGTCGACGGGCCCGAGGACGGCGAGGAGGGCAGCGACTACATCCAGTTCGAGGACGAGGACATCGACAAGATCTAA